The Brumimicrobium sp. genomic interval TTTTTCATATTTGATGAAAAAGAAATCACTCGATTTATTAATCAATCTAAAAGTTTAGGCAATGGAAAAAAGTAGAATTACATTTGAACAGTTGCCTGAAGTAGTGGCGACCATTCTAAAAGAAGTTAGAGAATTAAAAGAACTTCATTCTAAGGAATCGGAATCCGAAACCGTGGAAACCTCATCAAAGAACCCATTTGATGACTACATTCTAAGAAGTGAGATTGTAGGAACTGGAAAAGCAATAAGCGATGCCACAGCGTGGAAATGGGAAAAGGAAGGAAAAATTCAAGCGTACGGAATCGGAGGAAAACGATATTACAAGCGTGCTGATGTAGAACAGTTATTTACTAAAGTAA includes:
- a CDS encoding helix-turn-helix domain-containing protein, whose amino-acid sequence is MEKSRITFEQLPEVVATILKEVRELKELHSKESESETVETSSKNPFDDYILRSEIVGTGKAISDATAWKWEKEGKIQAYGIGGKRYYKRADVEQLFTKVKK